One Lycium barbarum isolate Lr01 chromosome 5, ASM1917538v2, whole genome shotgun sequence genomic window carries:
- the LOC132640731 gene encoding dnaJ protein homolog has protein sequence MFGRGARRSDNSKYYEVLGVSKNSSQDELKKAYRKSAIKNHPDKGGDPEKFKELAQAYEVLSDPEKRELYDQYGEDALKEGMGGGGGGGHNPFDIFESFFGGGFGGAFGGGGSFRGSRKKQGEDVVHTLRVSLEDLYNGAAKKLSLSRNILCPKCKGNGSKSGASGRCYGCQGTGMRVTTRQIAPGMIQQMQHVCPECRGSGEVISDKDRCPQCKGNKITQEKKVLEVNVEKGMQHGQKIVFDGAADEAPDTVTGNVIFVLQQKDHSKFKRKSDDLYVEHKLSLTEALCGFQFVVTHLDGRQLLIKSSPGEVIKPDQYKAINNEGMPHYGRSFIKDRLYIHFNVEFPESGILSPEKCRALEAILPPGPGKRSSDMELDNCEETTMHDVNMEEEIRRKEQQRRRKAYYDTDDDEPNVHRVGCNQQ, from the exons ATGTTTGGACGGGGTGCAAGGAGGAGTGACAACTCCAAGTACTATGAGGTTCTTGGTGTTTCGAAAAATTCTAGTCAAGATGAACTTAAAAAGGCATACAGAAAATCTGCTATAAAGAATCATCCTGACAAGGGTGGGGACCCAGAAAAA TTCAAGGAGTTGGCTCAAGCATATGAAGTTCTAAGTGATCCAGAGAAGAGAGAACTTTATGACCAGTATGGTGAAGATGCCCTTAAAGAAGGAatgggtggtggtggtggtggtggtcacAACCCATTTGACATTTTTGAGTCCTTCTTTGGTGGAGGTTTTGGTGGAGCTTTTGGCG GTGGTGGTAGCTTCAGAGGCAGCAGAAAGAAACAAGGAGAAGATGTAGTGCACACTCTAAGGGTTTCTCTGGAAGACTTGTACAATGGCGCAGCAAAAAAGCTCTCTCTTTCACGGAACATATTGTGCCCAAAGTGTAAAGG GAATGGTTCAAAGAGTGGAGCCTCTGGAAGATGTTACGGATGTCAAGGTACTGGAATGCGTGTTACAACAAGACAAATAGCTCCAGGCATGATTCAACAGATGCAACATGTTTGTCCCGAGTGTCGAGGCTCAG GAGAGGTTATAAGTGACAAGGATAGGTGTCCTCAGTGCAAGGGAAACAAAATTACACAAGAAAAGAAAGTACTGGAAGTGAATGTTGAGAAAGGGATGCAACATGGTCAGAAGATCGTTTTTGACGGGGCAGCTGATGAAGCT CCAGATACGGTCACCGGCAACGTCATTTTTGTATTACAACAGAAGGATCACTCAAAGTTCAAGCGGAAGTCTGATGATCTTTATGTGGAACACAAACTCAGTTTGACAGAAGCTCTCTGTGGCTTTCAGTTTGTCGTGACTCATCTGGATGGTAGGCAGCTTCTGATCAAATCTAGCCCTGGAGAAGTTATAAAGCCTG ATCAATATAAGGCAATAAATAATGAAGGAATGCCCCATTACGGAAGGTCATTTATTAAGGATCGGCTTTATATCCATTTTAATGTGGAATTTCCAGAATCTGGAATTCTTTCGCCGGAGAAATGCCGTGCTCTTGAGGCTATTCTGCCACCTGGACCAGGGAAGCGGTCATCTGATATGGAATTGGACAATTGTGAGGAAACCACTATGCATGATGTCAACATGGAGGAAGAAATCAGGCGCAAGGAGCAGCAACGCAGACGAAAGGCTTATTATGATACAGATGATGATGAGCCAAACGTACATCGTGTGGGTTGTAACCAACAGTAA